AAGGGCGCCCCAAAACAATCATACAATAAGTTTAATTACAATGTTACGATAATTGTTGACCTGGTCCACTACTGTTGAAGATCGATCTTTTCATGGATGGCTCCGGCCCCGACGATGATCGACGAGCGGCGGCAGGCGGAATCCTCATGGCGGCACGCCGTATCAACAGCTACAATCAACCAGCGGCGACACGCAGCAACAACGGCAATAAGCCAGCGGCGGNNNNNNNNNNNNNNNNNNNNNNNNNNNNNNNNNNNNNNNNNNNNNNNNNNNNNNNNNNNNNNNNNNNNNNNNNNNNNNNNNNNNNNNNNNNNNNNNNNNNTAgtgaaatgtatttatcattaatagcaatagaaacatttttatacgttttcattaaccatttttatatttacttgccgatcacattaaacgatacaattttattgaaaaatgatatATCTCATcagcaaaataaacaaccaattaCGGATGAACCTGTGACagtcagctataatattataatattaattcaacttaaaggctataataaataataaatatataaaaaatccagactgataaaccgtctccactcagaatcgtttttcttatacaattaaattatatcattgaattcaagtttaatacaatccattatacactgACGATCAATAAGAAGAAACcaaattttacctattttaaattaatctaacttcttctcagaggtctaatctacacataaACATTcattcatacctatatatatatatatatattgacgaaaaataataatacaaatcaacaaacatgtccgattaatcaatagcaaccattataatacactattattattttaatctgcaacaataaactaaattttttattttatagtttattttttctggacagatggcgccactgctgtattttttacatccatatatcctacttttctggtggatttttctaaacaaaaatggTACTATGACCTCCAGCAGACTGTGAAGTATAGCAGTAAAAAATgtcagccaaatcggttcagtagttttctcggttagcgcggtccaagaaaacccttatcattttatataatagtatagataaattacctatttatataaatcgtttTTAAGCTGTTCttataacgctttgtttatcactatagaaacgaataaaattaaataaaaaagattcccTCGTCcgctcagaataattttttatcgaatgcaatcattgcgttcaaatcgaatacaataaaattacactatCCTGTCCGAGGATCGAAGGGACGATGGACAAACATCCATCACCGAAAGTACAGcagtatacagtgacccacttgtaacctactgtacagcagaacgacatccagttacccactttttttattcTATGGCTTATATTGTGAATTCGATACAGCTGGGAAGTATATATAAAACGTTCCATTGATagaaatgatgtgtgtttttccaatagaaataaaaaataaaaataaaaatattcgcataatattaattcacaTTGTTAACAATTTAGGATAAAGTTTATGATGAAATTTACGACGTATTAGGTGATGGAGACCAAACAATTACTATTGAAGACACATCTAAACTTCTATATTTGGATCAAGTGTTAAAGGAAACACTTCGATTATTTCCAGTAATACCGTTAATACTTAGGAAACTTCAAGGTGATGTTAAAATTAGTAAGTAAAATagtgaatacctatatatttaaaactgaaattacaaacttgaatttataaattattagtaaatgtttttttttttaaattcaagattttatataatatatttttgatatgtcaaaaatactaattaagaaTATGTTGCCAATTCCAAATACATTTgcaccatagaccttatactattagactgaataattattaaaattatgccTGGTTGGCGGGGTAGAGGGATGGGGGATGGTCGAGGGATTTAGcgtaaatattagataatagaaGTACTGATAACAGCAatcgtatattgtacctacaatatGAAATATGGATGTGTCGCTACAACCATCTACAACCGTGCATGTATATTCTGTCTAGCGCAGTCTAACTTTTATGTGATATCAGTAGTAGTTGATCGGAGTGTTGAATTAACAACAagcaatcttaaaaaaatattgtaattcacTAGAAAAAGTAGCAAGTTTTTTTCACATTCAATGCCCAGTGGATTTCGAAACCATTGTCCACATTAATTACCTAACAAATATTCTACCTACTGTCCTATGCGTTAAACCATTAGACATTTAGACTACATTCCAGGGTTATATCATATATGCTACATATgaaaaataggtatactatataaatgATGGGTAAATAATGAGTCGTTATGGGTAATtgattgtatttcattatttattggaaGTTTTATATAGGACCCCCAAAAATACTGTTTCGCATTGTCACAAACTTCGCGTATTCCCCATCTtgtgatatagtataataactaataatgattttacttaggtattaggtatatacctactatattataatatatttattttcctacTTGGGTGGTGATGTATTTACTAATCTCCAGGATTATTGGACTCTCCGAAGTCAtgtagtatatacctactatgtaatatacagagtgtaacagtggcgtatatagaaataatttttggggtGGGCCATAGTAGATAGAAACTATAGAAATTAGCAAGTGATCTATTATTTAGAGGCTACtgtctactatataatatttaacagtttctataaatatattcgtatttgttatttttaacaggttATGAAATAGGttacttataatagtatacctaataaaatatatgtattgctgttctatttaaaaagactgtacaatttcgggggggggggctttagccCACTAGGCCCATCCATTATATACGCCACTGGAGTGTAACAGGTAGACCTGaaagatgaaataatttttgttctaaacagtatttttaaagtttttttatgcataatttatagtcaattgcgctacatgtataaaataaaaaaattatttttactttgaaaatttaaaaatttaaatttattttacatttttttggagaagcagccaatttgtgaatctgattataagaaaaatgttgatgGTAAAATCATTTATCTACGTCATGCAGCttagaatttctaaaaatatcaatatttttttgattaattagtttggaacgtaataacttttttcaaaatattatttttgagaatttgTTGACATGAtgagtatacaattatttactaatcatataatattaacaatttttgtcatacgtttaagaagcatcattttcttttttttttgtcaggtcttcctgttacactttgttattattaattcaaaagttttaaatgCATTCCCAAtttatattaagaggatgtcagcgcagtatttgttttctctctctgacccacgcgtaacatagcaaattttacgcgttcacaataatgattataataatataatataatcatatacattTCTTAAATTAGAATGAAATGACCTCtaacaaaatttaaaggtaagattactATCTACGGCATTTCATaggtctattattatattgagtattttaagatatacaaacaatttacaattttaaaatacttactcATAAcactctttaaaataaaaatataggtagtaaaaagcctatgaggtaccctaatttataattttatctttatattttataagaggtaatttactctaatttgagaaattattattattataaattataatcattattgtgtaCGTAAAATGTGGTATGTTGCATGtttcagagagagaaaacaaattatagtgtACTAATATCCTCTTAATGCTAAAATAACAAAGGTAcgtactttacatttttaaacgcaaattatttaatttaacaagcAACCTCGTAATTCAAAACCACATTATAATGTAgcatttgttatttttagtatagttagtagttaatcttaaaatcaaaaattgtaaaaattacaaaaactgttgttattttaacaataaaaattattatactatttaacaatttattaggagtaaaattaatatttctatgatTATATTAACAAGAACTGTCTGTCGGTTATCAAAATATTGGATGTCAAAATGACTAAACATGGAATTGTTAAGTTATTAATGaatatagttttaaagttacataagataaacttaatttaatcatttatatacttaaaataatttttttttcaattctgaTATAGCTATGGTtaacaatgaatataaattatattattataaattataatacataataagtaatCTAACTATAATTTAGTGTAGgatttcaacatttaatacaacatcctaatgttttatttaatatacaaattacagttaatttaacatttaggTATAGTTACTTAACAATTGATTGAAACAGAATTTAAATCCAATATTTCTATATGTGTGTATacactaaaatgttaaatgtaagcTATTTTTggagagtacctatatatagatatatcagATATATCTGAGTATACCAGTGGCGTCTATAAGGGGGTATTTGAGGATATGACACCGCCCTTATTTAGCACGTATGTATACGTATTTAAAGTACgattatacaggtatataaattattttataattaagtataaaaatataatttgtataattttttctatatattaggtatgtatattgtatatacctaataatgaatGTCTTGATTGGACGATTgcttttattagattttttttttataaccttaactatattttagtttatacatagtaatatattatattggcgaTACCCTAATAAAAAAGTTTCTAGATACGCGCCACTGGGTTATTCCACActagatattatacaattaaactaaaataaattaagttccAGCCACGAAGTGCTTTTATTTGATAGCTTCTTCAATCAAGCCAATCATGACCTATTATGTATCCTTCCATTGTGCttatcgtaaatatttttatacagattgtattaaattaaataaatatgacaaaaaaaaaagttccagTAACGTAATTGAAGAAAGTTTGAAATTGTTCTTTAGTTTGTCTTTACGAAAGATCTAGGCAACCggacataattttaaaatataattaaattgcagtatgataaaaatactgtttaagaaaataaataatacaaatattattttatagaactaAAATATTCCACCCTTCAATTATACCCtaaaatactgtatatataattaaattagattaaacatattatgttttatagtttcaaataatattgttctaccAAAAGGATCTACGTGTTACCTAAGTCCATTAGCCACTCATCGTGATTCAGATTCATACCCAAATCCTACTAGTTTTGATCCAGAAAACTTCAGTCCTGAAAATATTGCAAAGCgacataaatatagttttataggtTTTAGCGGTGGCCCAAGAGGTTGCATAGGTAAGAAAACATCtaagaacatattatttgatattatcccTGTATGATCGttattatgtaactttatttaattgtagGATCCAAGTATGCTATGCTGTCGATGAAAGTTCTAGTAGCTACATTCTTGCGAAACTACAGTGTTCATACGGATTGCAAATTTaacgatattaaattaaaattagatttgttATTGAGAAGTTCCAATGGTTATCCTGTTACTATTCGAACACGCGATAGGAGAcctgtatataaatttaaattagaatacaTTTAGATGACTAATTTTAagatacctaattagtaattactatattaatatcttagaGTTTAGATCAGtagttttcaaacttttattaaacttgACACACCGTACTTCACGAAAAATATTCATCGCAcagtgacttttttttttgcactaaataattagatgaacaaaattgttttgaattataattatatataagtatatttaattagaaaagtGTGCTTGAtggatcaacatttttttaataattatattttaataattgtattcttgGACGAATAGTTGAACTTTCCGAAAGACCACAGCACACTTAGTGAATGCTTGCGGCACACCAGTGTGCCGCGGCACccagtttgaaaaccactggtttagatcatattatcatactatatgGACGGAGCTCATGCCCATAACAACCGTATAAACAATCTGACACATATAGTATAAAAGTAATAGATGTTTGATTTGCACATGCGTAAGGCAAACCGTCGCATATTTAACTGTTTGCTGATTGattcatagttatattatatatatatattcaaaattcaaatagatAATTCTGCGACATTTCTTTTCACGCATGCTTATAGTTTGTTCGTATAATACAGAGACTATTGTAGCTAATATGTGCTTCAAATTGAAAGCATGGGTGCATCGTCCACCCATAGCATATGATCCAAGGTTAATATAATACTAGGTTTTTTATAAACGATACacagtaatatttttagaaacctTTTATTTTTGGACATATTTATCAGatcttttaaatttgttattttaaatcataatactattGATAAGATTTTAACTTGGAATtgtattaaatctatttattttattcaatgttaCTATTTAtaacagtaggtatacctacattttataattaagattttaaatattattgtttttatattgttggatatatttcaacataaattgtaattttcaaaGCAAATATAAagaattgaattataatatatatgtttgaccttattttatttatttttttggtaccaTGAGTTACATAGTTTGATAGAAgcaattatacctataacataatatatcaataatacaatacctatatacaaaatatatgccTTGAGGTGAGACATGCCGGCTGATGTTGGCTATGGCCTATGATACAGCTACAATTTAATGATAAGTCTTTTCCAGTCCGACAAGGCCCAGCTGATAACCTACTATATGTCCAGTTAGCCGTATTTATGGGTTGCGTCTAGTAAAATCTAATCAAAAGtcaataaagtaaataatgtataataaaataattaaataataataatacaaataaaatcataaattaatcaaaCATCATGTCGGTCAAAaattaggtttaggtatatatttttttaataataattaagcttttttcaaattttaatagcgttatttatttttattttagattctgagtgaaacgatgaatgtattgattttaaaatgatgtgtgtttttttatttttttatttttgtgtctgtcatcacggtttggggtagtaaaactgcttcgattttcttcaacagtatcttgtttgatgggaaagtgaatctagttagtgcattcgggaggtcaaaatttgaaatttccaatagttttcaaaagtgccgtgaaaaacaaaagaaaaattaaggaaaaacgggaatttttacacaaaatctgttttcgagaaaattgattttggtttttggtgcaactttaaaacaaatgaccgtagatacataaaattttactggctgtttatatttccattttctatacatgataaaatgttcaaaatattttgatttgttttgaactatttaggaacgttttcagtttccaatataattagtttttttactatgaatgtcaataaaactttatttgttgagtaaaaatacttgaaaatgtaataaaaggttcttatatattgtttcaaagacaggtgaaaaaaattaaaaatccgtagtcacagtttttttttattagcatttaaagttcaaaaattgacaaaatatgtaaaaatcacgaaaattatcaaattattttgggttaagaattcgtaaaaatttttctttttaaatctaagggttgaaaatgtaatacaagattcttcataataatgtctacctttatcaaaaaaaaatgtatacaagagtgtcaaattaaatttttatgaacgtttgaaattcatattcttacaacatttgatattcgctcgatttctcatgtgacgattttattattttattctaattaaaaaacgaatgactgaagatatttgaaaatttcactgaatgttaatattttcattttttatacaccataaaattttgataatattttgactctttttgagctgtttgcggacattctcagttttcaatttttttagttttttttttctataaatatcaataaaattttgtttgttgggtcaaaaagcgtgaaaactGAATGCaagtctcctgatatattattacaataacagttgaaaaatattaaaaagacatATCTAAAAGGGGGAAAcccttttttagattctgaggagagcaatgtgttttattttgtgtctgtcatcagtcatcactcatcactGTCTGGGGCAGTAACACTCCTTCgattttctacaaaatattaaaaatattatcttgttcggcgggaaagtgaatctagttggagcATTCGATAAGcctaatttaaaattctgaatagttttcaaaaatgtagggaaaaacaaaaaaaaaattaaggaaaaacggtaatttttacgcaaaatggTATTTGGTGTAACTCGAGTTTGTTTTAGATCTCAAACAAATAACATGGAATAGATACATggaattttcactgaatgtaaaataaaatattttgatttgttttgggCTTTTTACAgacgttttcagtttccaattttttagttttaattctataaatgttaactcaaatttattcgttgggtcaaaaagcttaaacatttaatgttacaatgacagttgaaaaatactaaaaatacatcacaatttttttataagcatttaaagttcgaattttgacaaaatgtatcaaatttaaaatgtaaaaatgattttttagttgaaaatgtataaaatgtttaataatttgtcacttaattcaaatttaacaccatcgaTTACAATAAGCCATTATTACAATAGGCGCAAACATTAGATTTacaaagaaacatttttatgaatttctaactcaattgtcattatattacaatatattttgatttacttttaCACCATaaaagatgctgttgaagaaaattgaagcaatttttttttttttagctttttttccaaaaggtaatgacagacacaaataaaaaaaaatttaaatcaatacatccatcgctCTGCTCAATATCTAAAAcgatttattatagtattattattaaggaactcaattggtaaaatatataatataaaaggtatatttttaattttttctttataatttaaaaacctataattttaatattacataagaaaaattacgaataatttaaacaaagttAATACAGACACATCAGACAAGTTTTACCAAGACTCCCACGACTGGCGAAtagcgattatattataattatctataactGACCGGCACTAAACGTGGCTTCCAAATGTTGCAGGGATACCGGAAACGTATCAAATATTACAGTGCATAAATTCATGACATTTTGCCACCGAAAATATAgtcaattattcaaatataaatcagTTTAGGTTAGATAAAGATTAGGTATAGCCATTATATAATCATAGACATTATATAAccatattcattatataatcat
This portion of the Acyrthosiphon pisum isolate AL4f chromosome A1, pea_aphid_22Mar2018_4r6ur, whole genome shotgun sequence genome encodes:
- the LOC100165148 gene encoding cytochrome P450 4g15; its protein translation is MDKHPSPKDKVYDEIYDVLGDGDQTITIEDTSKLLYLDQVLKETLRLFPVIPLILRKLQGDVKIISNNIVLPKGSTCYLSPLATHRDSDSYPNPTSFDPENFSPENIAKRHKYSFIGFSGGPRGCIGSKYAMLSMKVLVATFLRNYSVHTDCKFNDIKLKLDLLLRSSNGYPVTIRTRDRRPVYKFKLEYI